The sequence CCAATGCTGCTCACGGCTCGCTACGTACTGCCTGTCGCGGCCCCGCACATCGAGAACGGAGCGGTGCTCGTTCGCGACGACAAGATTGTGGAGATCGGCGAACTCGGGCACCTCAAGGCGGCACATCCAGACGAGCCGGTTCGCGATTTCGGACTCGCCGCGCTGATGCCCGGTTTCGTCGACTTGCACACCCACCTGGAGTACTCAGCCATGCGCGGGCTTGTCGATGACCTGCCGTACTCGCAGTGGAAGCTGCAGCTCATGCAAAAGGAGCGGCAGTTCTCGAGTCAGGACTGGGACGACTCGGCATTGCTCGGCGCGCTGGAGGCGGCGCAGTCGGGTATCACGACGGTCGCTGACATCACGCGCACCGGGGCTTCGGGCCACGCAGCTGAGGCCGCCGGCCTGCGGGGCCTCATCTACCGAGAAGTCGCGACCATGGACAAGCACCAGGTCGAACCGGTGATGCAGCGCGCCGCAGACGACATCGAGGCATGGCGTTCGACGAGTGGTGAGCGCATCTCCATCGGGATAGCGCCACACGCTCCGTACTCGTGCCATCCCGAGCTGTTCAGACGCGTTGCCGCCTTCGCCGCCGACGGAACGCCGGTCGCCATCCACCTGGCAGGCAGCGTCGAGGAGTACGACTTCGTGAAGTACGGCTCATCGATGCTCGCGACTGACGTGCGCGACACCTACGATGCCGATGCTCCGGGTTGGCTGCCTACCGGGGTCAGCCCCGTGCGCTACGTGCTTCAGTGGGGCCTGTTCGGAGTACCCAACGTGCTCGGCGTGCACTGTACGCAGGTCGACGACGACGACATCGACATCCTTGCGAGCCACGACGTGGCCATCGCGCACTGCCCGCGATGTGAGGCGAAGCTCGGGATGGGCGTTGCGCCCATGGAGAAGTTCCAGAGGGCGGGGATACGTGTCGGGCTCGGTACCGACTCACCCGCAGCCTCCAACTCGATGGACGTGTTCGAGGAGATGCGCATCGGCCTGCTCGTGCAGCGAGCTCTGCTCGGCGAGGAACGATTCATGAATGCGCGGCAGTTCGTGAAGCTGGCGACGCTCGATGCCGCGCGGGCCCTCAAGATGGACGACACGATCGGCTCGCTCGAGCCGGGCAAGCAGGCCGATATCATAGCGGTCGACCTGTCCAAGTCGCACCAGATCCCGACTCACTATCCCTACGGCACGCTCGTGCACAGCGCGAACCAGGAGAACGTGCTCGCAACGATGGTTGCCGGCGAGTTCATCTATGACAACCGCGCCTGGGGCAAGCTCGATCACGAGCGCATCTACGCTCGTGCCGAGGAGATGCGCATGCAGCTGCGGGGCTGATTCGGTCCGCCTGGGTGGGCGGCATTGGGGACTTCATCCCTCGGCCGAGCAGCCCGAATTCCCGATTAGCCAATGTGAATCTGCTCCATGGTTTGCGCACAACCGCGTGCTATACTACGCGGCGTTCACGGCACGCTCGGCACACGGGTGTGACCACGCACCCGCTCGACATACAGGAGGAATCGATCGTGAGCGACCAGGACTTCTTCTTCGACGAGGACGAGAAGCCGGCCGATAAGGGCGGCGCCAAGAAGGCCGCTCCGGCGTCTTCGACAAAGCCCTCTTCCACCAAGCCTGCTTCCGCCAAGGCTGCACCCGCTCCGGCTGCTGACGGCCAGAGTGTCGCACTCACCGTCGCGGTTCTGTTGGCGGTCATCGGATTGCTCTTCGGAGTGGTCATCGGTCTGTTCATTGGCAAGGGTATGGCATCTCCCGCCGTTCCGACGCCCGCGACGGTTGGCGCTCCCGCTGCCGGAGCCGGCATGGGTACGGGTACCGGTAGCTCCGCGCCGCAGCTGACGCAGGACCAGATCAACGCTGGCGAGCTGCCCAAGGGCCACCCGCAGATCGCTGATCCGTCTGCTGAGACGACCAAGACCAAGTAACTCTGTGTACCGAGCGGGCCCGGGTCGGTTGCGTGTCAGCCGGGGCCGGGCCCGTATTCTGTAAGCCACCACGAGGAGGACCGATGGCCAAGAAGCCATCCGGCAAGCGCCGCAAGCGCCCGGTAGAGCAGTCGGCGGTCAAGGGCGGCGGCATCATGTCGCTGAACAAGTCGAATACGTCTCCGTTCATGAAGGTCATCATCGTGATCATCATCATCTCGATGGTCACCCTGTTCTTCGCTGGTGGTGTCGCAGGCATCGTCGAGCTGTTCAAGCCGGTACCCAAGGCGCCTGTCGTCGACCCGATCGTTGCGCTCAAGCAGCAGTACGATCCGCAGCTTTCGCGCTTTGATGCGATGCTCGCGAGTGATCCCACGAGCTACACGGTTCTCGTGTCGTCGGGTAACGCCCGCTTCGACTACGCGCTGGCGCTGACCAAGCTCGTGAGCGCGACCGCTACCGCCGCGATCGAGCCGGCAGCCATCCAGTGGGCGGGCGCTGCCGATGCGTTCAAGAAGGCTGTCAAGGCCAACAAGGACGCCCCGTCGGGAGTGGGTATCGACTACTCCATCACGCTGTACTACAGCGGGGAGACCACCCAGGCCATCAAGATCGCGACCGGCGTTGTCAAGAAGGATCCGACCTTCGCGCCTGCCCACTACAACCTCGGCATCTTCTTCGAGGCTATCGGCGACAAGGTCTCGGCCATCGCGGCATACCAGCGTTATCTTGCGCTGGATCCGGAAGGCAAGAACGGCGACCCGAACTTCGTCAAGACTCAGCTCAAGACCCTTGGTGCGCCTGAGAAGGCGAGCGGCTCGGCAATCCCGACAGGTTCGGTCATCTCAAGTGGCTCGGCGGTCACCACGCCCTAGCCGCACTCGGATCAAAATGACAGCGGCCGCATCCCAGGTAGGGGTGCGGCCGTTTGCGTCTCGCGGGAGCTCAGTCGCTGATTCCCAGAATCTCTCCAGCTTGGCGCATCGAGTCCGCCGTCGAGAAGATGCCGTTGAGCCGTGTGAGCGAAAGGATGTTGTCGACGGTCTCGTTGGTGACCAAGACCAGCTTTCCGCCTTGTGCGCCGTACTCCTTCGAGAGTGAAAGCAGCAGCCCAAGACCTGAGCTGTCGAGATACTCGACACCCGAGAGGTCTACTACCGTCGCAGGGGGTGCGGCTGTGAGGATCCGGTCGATGCTCATTCGAAACCCGGCGCACTCCCCGTAGTCGAGGTCACCGCGCAACGCCAGCGTCACAAGCGATGAACCCTCGTCGAACTCCATCGTCAATGCCATGTCCGTCTACCCTTCCCTGGACTCATGTAGTTGGTACCCAAAACCGGCGACACTTGGAGCTGTCGGGTCGTGGCGGTACAATCCGACCATCGTCCGCGCAGCTCAAAGGAGCTTCGAGCACTCATGGAACTCGACATTCAGGCACAGCAGAGCCAGAGCGACTGCGTTGTGACACTCGGCGGCGAGGTTGACGTCTATACCGCCCCCAAGCTCAAGGAGCGCCTCATCGAGCTCGTTGAAGGCGGATGCTCCAACGTCGTAGTCGACCTCGAAGGCGTGAGCTTCATCGACAGTTCGGGTCTTGGCGTCCTTGTGAGCATCTTGCGGCGCGCTCGCGAGCGCGACGGTGCCGTGCGCATCGTGTGCACTCGCGACAACATTCTGAAAATCTTCCGCATCACCGGTCTGGACAAGGTCTTTCCGGTATTCACGGATGTCGCTGAGGCACGCGAGTTCTAATCGCCATCACAGCGGCCGGTACCGCTGACTCGGCACGGCGATTGCGTGCGAGCGCTAACGGGCTTTGTCTTGGAAGGGTGAGGTAGTGTTCGGGATAAGCGGAACAGAGCTGCTGATCGTCGCAGTGTTCGCTTTCATAGTCTTCGGTCCGGATAAGATTCCGGAGATCGCGCGGACCATCAGCAAGGCCGTCAACATGTTCAAGAAGACGCAGGAGGACATGGAGCGGCTGGTCAAGGCTGAGGTCATGGGCATCGATCCGGAGAAGGTTCCGTCCTCGGATTCCGCCGACTCCAAGTCGAGCGCGACCACTACGGCCGACACCACCAAGAAGGCCACCACCGCGTCATCACTTTACGGGCTCGATGAAGTCGAAGAGGAGGAGGAGGAGTAACTCCTCGCTGACCATGCCCATTCTCCCGCAGCGCATGCCCTTCTTCGAGCACATCGCCGAGCTTCGCCGGCGAATCATCGTCATCGCCGTGACCATCCTGGTGCTGTCCATGGCTCTCTACACGTGGGGCTGGGACATCTACAACTTCGTGATGGCTCCGATTCTGCCGCAGTTGGATTCGGCGCCGACTATCTTCACTCCGTTTGGCACGTTCGGACTGCGCTTTCAGGTGGCGTTCTACGCCTCGCTCGTGGTCGGTGCGCCCATCATCATTTGGCAGCTCATGGCGTTCTTCCTGCCGGCGCTCAAGTCAAAGGAGCGCAGGTACGTCATCCCCACGTTTATCTCGGCGGTGGTGCTCTTCGCACTCGGAACGACGTTTTGCTACACGGTCATCCTCGATGTCGG is a genomic window of Coriobacteriia bacterium containing:
- a CDS encoding tetratricopeptide repeat protein; amino-acid sequence: MAKKPSGKRRKRPVEQSAVKGGGIMSLNKSNTSPFMKVIIVIIIISMVTLFFAGGVAGIVELFKPVPKAPVVDPIVALKQQYDPQLSRFDAMLASDPTSYTVLVSSGNARFDYALALTKLVSATATAAIEPAAIQWAGAADAFKKAVKANKDAPSGVGIDYSITLYYSGETTQAIKIATGVVKKDPTFAPAHYNLGIFFEAIGDKVSAIAAYQRYLALDPEGKNGDPNFVKTQLKTLGAPEKASGSAIPTGSVISSGSAVTTP
- a CDS encoding twin-arginine translocase TatA/TatE family subunit, producing MFGISGTELLIVAVFAFIVFGPDKIPEIARTISKAVNMFKKTQEDMERLVKAEVMGIDPEKVPSSDSADSKSSATTTADTTKKATTASSLYGLDEVEEEEEE
- a CDS encoding amidohydrolase family protein, with protein sequence PMLLTARYVLPVAAPHIENGAVLVRDDKIVEIGELGHLKAAHPDEPVRDFGLAALMPGFVDLHTHLEYSAMRGLVDDLPYSQWKLQLMQKERQFSSQDWDDSALLGALEAAQSGITTVADITRTGASGHAAEAAGLRGLIYREVATMDKHQVEPVMQRAADDIEAWRSTSGERISIGIAPHAPYSCHPELFRRVAAFAADGTPVAIHLAGSVEEYDFVKYGSSMLATDVRDTYDADAPGWLPTGVSPVRYVLQWGLFGVPNVLGVHCTQVDDDDIDILASHDVAIAHCPRCEAKLGMGVAPMEKFQRAGIRVGLGTDSPAASNSMDVFEEMRIGLLVQRALLGEERFMNARQFVKLATLDAARALKMDDTIGSLEPGKQADIIAVDLSKSHQIPTHYPYGTLVHSANQENVLATMVAGEFIYDNRAWGKLDHERIYARAEEMRMQLRG
- a CDS encoding STAS domain-containing protein, producing the protein MALTMEFDEGSSLVTLALRGDLDYGECAGFRMSIDRILTAAPPATVVDLSGVEYLDSSGLGLLLSLSKEYGAQGGKLVLVTNETVDNILSLTRLNGIFSTADSMRQAGEILGISD
- a CDS encoding STAS domain-containing protein; this translates as MELDIQAQQSQSDCVVTLGGEVDVYTAPKLKERLIELVEGGCSNVVVDLEGVSFIDSSGLGVLVSILRRARERDGAVRIVCTRDNILKIFRITGLDKVFPVFTDVAEAREF
- the tatC gene encoding twin-arginine translocase subunit TatC, with amino-acid sequence MKSKRRRRSNSSLTMPILPQRMPFFEHIAELRRRIIVIAVTILVLSMALYTWGWDIYNFVMAPILPQLDSAPTIFTPFGTFGLRFQVAFYASLVVGAPIIIWQLMAFFLPALKSKERRYVIPTFISAVVLFALGTTFCYTVILDVGFQWILAQGGTAVQVVPDAQKFFQGVIMLLLGFGIGFELPIVVFYLVIFNIVPYAKLREQWRLVYVSLMFVASAATPDWSPWTMGGLYGALVLLYEGSMLLARVTLRKRIAAQKAEEMALGIADDA